A window of Ignicoccus hospitalis KIN4/I contains these coding sequences:
- a CDS encoding DUF5591 domain-containing protein, translating into MCWTTKEKAVVSELGKCSWGACVFCGWGKKVGKDTPESFMEKVNKALASNPKRLKIYTSGSLFDDSQYPPWLRLWLAERVETPCLEELQVESLPDFITYERLQPFLRRRYALVVSLGLEVADDEALKKLGKYPAMSVSKYISKATLLKGVGAKVRTYVLANPPVENWRELLKKTVELALRYSDEVVIINTYPHSDSPLFKMWVEGKWKPLPPEEFYEAVEEWIHDPRVQVDSSNFAFKPKFPKWMRKRIVGATKEALLHPYYEVWQQFLTNFYKPPQKKKFLLFVPCSYKKPYYKSKTWKSIRRVLREVGVLRKVHMVAVSSPGVVPEEFADEYPFNAYDWPEWEETEEIKELYTKVTKERVKRYLEKHKDHYEKVLVYLKPDSESFKAVMEACAELGINCVPCLKRYDEEVKSFKPPVAHPKALEDLRECLESLKKSSEGLPRSPTTTRAL; encoded by the coding sequence GTGTGCTGGACGACTAAGGAGAAGGCGGTCGTGAGCGAGCTCGGCAAGTGTTCGTGGGGCGCTTGCGTGTTCTGCGGGTGGGGGAAGAAGGTCGGGAAGGATACCCCAGAGTCGTTTATGGAGAAGGTAAACAAAGCCCTAGCTAGCAACCCAAAGAGGTTAAAGATATATACTTCGGGTAGCCTGTTCGACGACTCCCAATACCCGCCTTGGCTGAGGCTCTGGTTGGCAGAGAGGGTCGAGACCCCTTGCTTGGAGGAGCTGCAAGTCGAGAGCTTGCCGGACTTCATAACTTACGAGCGTCTACAACCCTTCCTAAGGCGAAGGTACGCGCTCGTGGTCTCTCTGGGCTTGGAGGTCGCCGACGACGAGGCGTTAAAGAAGTTGGGCAAGTACCCAGCTATGAGCGTATCCAAGTATATCTCCAAAGCGACGCTGCTCAAAGGCGTTGGCGCGAAGGTTAGGACCTACGTATTGGCAAACCCCCCTGTAGAAAACTGGAGGGAGTTATTGAAAAAGACCGTAGAGCTGGCGCTGAGGTACTCTGACGAAGTCGTGATTATAAACACCTACCCGCACAGCGACAGCCCCCTCTTCAAGATGTGGGTGGAAGGCAAGTGGAAGCCCCTGCCGCCGGAGGAGTTCTACGAAGCGGTTGAGGAATGGATCCACGACCCGCGAGTGCAAGTGGACAGCAGCAACTTCGCGTTCAAGCCTAAGTTCCCGAAGTGGATGAGGAAAAGGATAGTGGGGGCTACGAAGGAGGCCTTATTACACCCCTACTACGAGGTCTGGCAGCAGTTCTTGACGAACTTCTACAAGCCCCCTCAGAAGAAGAAGTTCCTCTTATTCGTTCCGTGTTCTTACAAGAAGCCTTACTACAAGAGCAAGACGTGGAAGAGCATAAGGAGGGTGTTGAGAGAGGTAGGTGTGCTAAGGAAAGTACACATGGTGGCGGTGAGCTCGCCTGGCGTGGTCCCGGAGGAGTTCGCGGACGAGTACCCCTTCAACGCCTACGACTGGCCCGAGTGGGAAGAGACAGAGGAGATAAAGGAACTCTACACCAAGGTGACTAAAGAGAGGGTGAAGAGGTACCTAGAGAAGCACAAGGACCACTACGAAAAGGTCTTAGTCTATTTGAAGCCAGACAGCGAAAGCTTCAAGGCGGTTATGGAAGCTTGTGCCGAACTCGGGATAAATTGCGTGCCTTGCTTAAAGCGATACGACGAGGAGGTTAAGTCTTTCAAGCCCCCGGTAGCCCACCCCAAAGCCTTGGAGGACTTGAGAGAGTGCTTGGAAAGCTTGAAGAAGTCGTCCGAAGGGCTTCCGAGATCTCCCACTACCACTCGAGCCCTCTAA
- a CDS encoding ROK family protein produces MDYLNSEAFDERPVGVADVGGTKTRVALYENDSLKELEEFPTPKEEPLWKPLWSYFKDKEVQNIVIATMGPLKMSEGKVVSNPHSQIKDQEVGRPLMERLKIPVLVINDCVAGAYAEFKARNVENLVYLAFGTGVGAGAVVDGRLLLGREGNAHEVGHFVMSLGLGLRCGCGKTDHAEAVLGGSNIVNYFKREGFEARNAAELFNLIRSNPKAFELFKRALNSFVSSVIAFYDPEVVVLGGGVFSKNKKVFFSALEELEDYLLWEAPKVEEALYGELSPLYGAGALGVERPQWLIKKLRYVFK; encoded by the coding sequence GTGGACTACCTTAATAGTGAGGCGTTCGACGAAAGGCCGGTTGGCGTTGCAGACGTCGGGGGCACCAAGACCAGGGTAGCCTTGTATGAAAACGACTCCTTAAAGGAGCTGGAGGAGTTCCCGACCCCTAAAGAGGAGCCCCTCTGGAAGCCTCTTTGGAGCTACTTCAAGGATAAAGAAGTCCAAAATATCGTGATAGCTACCATGGGACCCCTAAAGATGAGCGAGGGAAAGGTGGTCTCTAATCCCCATTCTCAAATTAAAGATCAAGAGGTCGGGAGGCCCTTAATGGAACGCTTGAAGATTCCGGTCTTGGTGATCAACGACTGCGTCGCGGGGGCTTACGCGGAGTTCAAGGCGAGGAACGTGGAGAACTTAGTCTACTTAGCCTTTGGCACCGGAGTGGGGGCCGGCGCCGTCGTAGACGGGAGGCTCTTACTAGGGAGGGAGGGCAACGCCCACGAGGTCGGGCACTTCGTCATGTCCTTAGGCCTCGGGTTGAGGTGTGGGTGCGGTAAGACGGACCACGCCGAGGCGGTGTTGGGCGGAAGTAACATAGTAAACTATTTCAAGAGGGAAGGCTTCGAGGCCCGGAACGCGGCCGAGCTGTTCAACCTTATCAGATCTAACCCAAAGGCCTTCGAACTTTTCAAGAGGGCTTTGAACTCGTTCGTCAGCTCGGTGATAGCTTTCTACGATCCGGAGGTAGTGGTCCTAGGAGGGGGCGTGTTTTCAAAGAATAAGAAGGTTTTCTTCTCTGCGCTGGAGGAACTGGAGGACTACTTGTTGTGGGAAGCCCCGAAAGTCGAAGAAGCCCTCTACGGCGAGCTGAGCCCCCTCTACGGGGCGGGAGCTTTAGGAGTAGAGAGGCCCCAGTGGTTAATAAAGAAGTTGAGGTATGTGTTCAAGTAG
- a CDS encoding orotidine 5'-phosphate decarboxylase / HUMPS family protein: MARLPVVISLDPPKDKGWDWALGIAEEMKDLVVAFKVGWPLLLEGKEKLGTLREMAPVVLDLKLADISFTMINIIRRLEFDAVIAHAFVGREKALRELREELNKQDKELYLVVAMSHKGADELLNRMWRENVLIAYELADGIVAPATRPELLVKIRKVWPRKVLSPGVGVQGARPCSAVKLGADAEIIGRTVTRNPSPREYLLRLYSGCKA, from the coding sequence TTGGCGCGTTTGCCCGTCGTGATATCCTTGGACCCCCCTAAGGATAAGGGGTGGGACTGGGCGCTGGGCATTGCAGAAGAAATGAAGGACTTAGTCGTGGCGTTTAAGGTAGGCTGGCCCTTGTTGTTAGAAGGTAAGGAAAAGCTCGGCACGCTCAGAGAGATGGCCCCAGTCGTCCTCGACCTAAAGCTCGCGGACATAAGTTTCACTATGATAAATATAATAAGGAGGCTCGAGTTCGACGCAGTTATAGCACACGCCTTTGTAGGGAGGGAGAAAGCTCTTCGGGAGCTAAGGGAAGAGCTAAATAAGCAAGATAAAGAACTTTACTTAGTAGTGGCGATGAGCCACAAGGGCGCCGACGAGCTGCTGAACAGGATGTGGAGGGAGAACGTCCTAATAGCTTACGAACTCGCTGACGGAATCGTAGCCCCGGCGACGAGGCCCGAATTGTTAGTTAAGATCCGTAAGGTGTGGCCCCGAAAAGTCCTCAGCCCCGGAGTGGGGGTTCAAGGGGCAAGGCCTTGCAGCGCGGTTAAGCTCGGAGCGGACGCCGAGATAATAGGTCGCACGGTGACGCGCAACCCCTCACCCCGGGAGTACTTGTTGCGGCTATACTCCGGCTGTAAGGCGTGA
- a CDS encoding redox-regulated ATPase YchF, which produces MPLLGVVGKTNVGKSTFFSAATLVEVETENRPFVTIDPNVGVTHVRKRCAHVELGLPKCDPVDGFCLKGWRFIPVKLVDVAGLVPGAAEGRGLGTKFLDEVRKADALLIVVDASGSTDAEGNPVPPGTHNPAEDVQILLNEFSGWVFSQMKKDWKSFVTKVSTMGIRAAEAMKERLSGFSVKEREIIKAINELSLDENLAKWSEEDLKNFVRKVIELRPKVIVANKSDSDFAERGIEMLREAYPRTPVIPTSAAAELILRKAAKAGAIEYVPGDSSFQIIDEKKLTEKQKKVLKMIEKKVLERWGNTGVVQSLNEAVFGQLEMVVVYPVHDANKFTDSEGRVLPEARLVPKGTKVKEFAAQIHSDLAKGFLYAIDARTGRRLGADAEVEDGMVIKVVSAK; this is translated from the coding sequence ATGCCGCTTTTGGGAGTGGTAGGTAAAACCAACGTCGGGAAGTCGACCTTCTTCAGCGCGGCCACGCTGGTCGAGGTAGAGACAGAAAATAGGCCGTTTGTAACCATAGACCCGAACGTGGGCGTGACGCACGTTAGGAAGAGGTGTGCTCACGTAGAACTCGGGTTGCCGAAGTGCGACCCGGTCGACGGCTTCTGCTTGAAGGGGTGGAGGTTCATACCGGTGAAGCTGGTCGACGTGGCCGGCCTGGTGCCGGGGGCAGCGGAGGGGAGGGGCTTGGGGACCAAGTTCCTAGACGAGGTCAGGAAGGCCGACGCCTTATTGATCGTGGTGGACGCGTCGGGCAGCACGGACGCAGAAGGCAACCCCGTGCCCCCGGGTACCCACAACCCGGCAGAGGACGTGCAAATTCTCTTAAACGAGTTCTCGGGTTGGGTGTTCTCTCAAATGAAGAAGGACTGGAAGAGCTTCGTGACGAAGGTATCAACTATGGGCATCAGAGCGGCAGAAGCAATGAAGGAGAGGCTGAGCGGGTTTAGCGTTAAGGAGAGAGAAATCATTAAGGCAATAAACGAGCTCTCTCTCGATGAGAACTTGGCTAAATGGAGCGAAGAGGACTTAAAGAATTTCGTGAGGAAGGTGATAGAGCTCAGGCCGAAGGTTATAGTCGCTAACAAGTCAGACTCCGACTTCGCGGAGAGAGGCATTGAAATGTTGAGGGAGGCGTACCCGAGGACCCCAGTGATCCCTACCTCGGCCGCGGCGGAGTTGATACTCAGAAAGGCCGCCAAGGCCGGCGCGATAGAGTACGTTCCGGGCGACTCGAGCTTTCAAATAATAGATGAAAAGAAGCTGACCGAGAAGCAGAAGAAAGTGCTAAAGATGATAGAAAAGAAGGTGCTTGAGAGGTGGGGCAACACCGGAGTAGTACAATCCCTCAACGAAGCGGTCTTCGGACAGCTCGAGATGGTCGTGGTCTACCCCGTTCACGACGCTAACAAGTTCACCGACAGCGAGGGCAGAGTGTTGCCAGAAGCGAGGCTAGTCCCTAAGGGGACGAAGGTGAAGGAGTTCGCAGCACAGATACACAGCGACTTGGCCAAGGGCTTCCTCTACGCGATAGACGCTAGGACCGGGAGGAGGCTGGGGGCCGACGCTGAAGTCGAGGATGGAATGGTAATAAAGGTAGTTTCGGCTAAGTAA
- the hsp20 gene encoding archaeal heat shock protein Hsp20, whose amino-acid sequence MVWRRRGIFDLFDYLLRDIERELSMFEEELERVMEEAMRSGNVRVERFGPYVYGFSISIGPDGRPVIREFGNVRRGLAGAEVKEEEFEPLVDVMEEDDKVTVVAELPGAEKDKIKVKVGEDYVEIRARNGKKYYKRVALPTKVKPETAKARFNNGVLEIVIEKKEKKKKEGEVELSPE is encoded by the coding sequence ATGGTTTGGAGGAGGAGGGGCATCTTCGACCTCTTCGACTACTTGTTGAGAGACATCGAAAGGGAGCTGAGCATGTTCGAAGAAGAGTTGGAGAGGGTCATGGAAGAAGCTATGAGGAGCGGCAACGTTAGGGTAGAGCGCTTCGGACCTTATGTCTACGGGTTCTCGATAAGCATAGGCCCCGACGGCAGGCCCGTCATTAGGGAGTTCGGTAACGTGCGCAGGGGCCTCGCCGGAGCCGAGGTCAAGGAGGAGGAGTTCGAGCCCCTCGTGGACGTGATGGAAGAGGACGACAAGGTGACCGTGGTGGCCGAGCTGCCCGGGGCGGAGAAGGACAAGATAAAGGTGAAGGTGGGGGAGGACTACGTGGAGATAAGGGCTAGGAACGGTAAGAAGTACTACAAGAGGGTCGCCCTACCTACCAAGGTGAAGCCGGAAACCGCCAAAGCTAGGTTCAACAACGGCGTACTCGAGATAGTCATAGAGAAGAAGGAAAAGAAGAAGAAAGAGGGCGAAGTGGAGCTCTCCCCCGAGTGA
- a CDS encoding phosphoadenosine phosphosulfate reductase family protein: MKRKWERELQVYWCPELNVPVFRRRDCEGSVRLKLFDPKDLRPAWEGDKEHLSKAFDEEVGKGAFEALTQGRMVFLNKTSALDHAYEVVVDGDILARVIYDPFVEKWRVRLGYLGALRALEKGFIDKVVVEGPKPGEVVGRGHKQVALVDEEGRVVGVAIPKRGKLRVDKVWKHPRKGALSERPQTLRDVIKANEAYLQELLEWSRQVVSKAPEGVRIVSLSGGKDSALVTQILKELGVEAKLLFNDTGIELPETVKTAEEEAKHFGMELIVASAGDLFWRAVELFSPPARDFRWCCKVLKLGPIARTLIKFGNVVNFVGNRWWESLERAKATPIMKMKYFPTITTVNPILPWPQLLEFAYLIDKGVPLNPLYFKGFDRVGCFMCPGATAWEFKLVKEIHPELWEKWEKVLRRWAEKLGYGEWWLKGGWRWLAPEAPKVALASKAGERVDWREEYSRRQTRVKYSSHEVRKNKVVVNVSYNIEKALELAKLLGVKKEGNVVSGPRGTYKFMENRIEVVSKGPKPLEEAFEALRVVHASNSCAGCKICETWCPTGAIKVIEENGEFRPVLWRSEACDGCRLCMYLCPSADIVADHLIASLMYNNPKAWKRPQRPHKEVVQRLAEGAWRAKAGRSHKDESGGCNSKDY, encoded by the coding sequence TTGAAAAGGAAGTGGGAGAGGGAGCTCCAAGTATACTGGTGTCCGGAGCTCAACGTGCCGGTGTTCCGGAGACGGGACTGCGAGGGGAGCGTTAGGCTCAAGCTCTTCGACCCCAAGGACCTTCGCCCCGCGTGGGAAGGGGACAAGGAACACCTCTCGAAGGCCTTCGATGAGGAGGTCGGCAAGGGCGCTTTCGAAGCCCTAACGCAAGGCAGGATGGTCTTCTTGAATAAGACGTCCGCCCTTGACCACGCGTACGAAGTGGTGGTGGATGGCGACATACTGGCGAGGGTAATCTACGACCCCTTCGTCGAGAAGTGGAGGGTTAGGTTAGGCTACTTGGGAGCGTTGAGGGCACTCGAGAAGGGTTTTATAGACAAGGTGGTGGTAGAAGGGCCGAAGCCCGGCGAAGTGGTCGGAAGGGGCCACAAACAAGTCGCGCTGGTGGACGAGGAGGGAAGGGTCGTCGGCGTCGCCATACCCAAGCGCGGCAAGCTTCGGGTGGACAAGGTTTGGAAACACCCCCGTAAGGGCGCCTTGAGCGAGAGGCCCCAGACGCTTAGGGACGTCATAAAGGCCAACGAGGCCTACCTCCAAGAGCTCTTGGAGTGGAGCCGCCAAGTGGTATCTAAAGCGCCGGAAGGGGTTAGGATAGTCTCCCTCTCCGGAGGGAAGGACTCGGCCCTAGTTACTCAAATATTGAAGGAATTGGGGGTCGAGGCCAAGCTGCTGTTCAACGACACCGGCATAGAGTTGCCGGAAACCGTTAAGACGGCCGAAGAGGAAGCGAAACACTTTGGAATGGAGCTGATTGTGGCGTCTGCTGGGGACCTCTTCTGGAGGGCAGTCGAGTTGTTCTCACCCCCGGCGAGGGACTTTAGGTGGTGTTGTAAGGTATTAAAGCTGGGACCCATAGCAAGGACCTTAATCAAGTTTGGAAACGTCGTCAACTTTGTGGGCAACCGGTGGTGGGAGAGCTTAGAGAGGGCCAAGGCCACTCCAATTATGAAGATGAAGTACTTCCCTACCATAACCACAGTAAACCCCATCCTCCCGTGGCCCCAACTCTTGGAGTTCGCCTACTTGATAGACAAGGGGGTGCCTCTGAACCCCCTATACTTCAAGGGCTTTGACAGAGTCGGCTGTTTCATGTGCCCGGGAGCGACTGCGTGGGAGTTCAAGCTGGTCAAGGAAATTCATCCGGAACTGTGGGAGAAGTGGGAGAAAGTCCTCCGGAGGTGGGCGGAGAAGTTAGGTTACGGCGAGTGGTGGCTCAAGGGCGGCTGGAGGTGGTTGGCCCCCGAGGCCCCTAAGGTAGCCTTGGCCTCGAAAGCGGGGGAGAGGGTCGACTGGAGGGAGGAGTACTCTAGGAGGCAAACGAGGGTCAAGTACAGCTCTCACGAAGTCCGCAAAAACAAGGTCGTTGTCAACGTTAGTTACAACATCGAGAAGGCTCTAGAGCTGGCGAAGCTCTTGGGCGTAAAGAAGGAGGGCAACGTAGTTAGCGGACCCAGGGGGACGTACAAGTTCATGGAAAATAGGATAGAAGTGGTCAGCAAGGGCCCGAAGCCCTTGGAAGAGGCCTTCGAGGCCCTCCGAGTGGTGCACGCCTCAAACTCTTGCGCGGGGTGCAAGATCTGCGAGACGTGGTGCCCCACTGGGGCGATAAAGGTAATCGAAGAAAACGGGGAGTTCAGACCAGTCCTATGGAGGTCCGAGGCTTGCGACGGGTGTAGATTATGTATGTACCTCTGTCCTTCTGCCGACATAGTTGCTGACCACCTAATAGCTTCTCTTATGTATAACAACCCTAAGGCGTGGAAGAGGCCTCAGAGGCCCCACAAGGAGGTAGTCCAGAGGCTGGCGGAGGGCGCGTGGAGGGCTAAGGCCGGAAGGAGTCATAAGGACGAATCTGGAGGCTGTAATAGCAAGGACTATTAA
- a CDS encoding multiheme c-type cytochrome, whose product MRGKAVLALLTLVVLASPVLADVSSMAKLQEALAKASPQTKTCVGCHMQATPDIVMQWAASEHAENVPKNVLKLYEAIGSPGEQIAEKFQNYPYNVGCYECHGMFKEQDRVDVVNHFGFKIVSIVTAKDCSQCHPKEAREISWTWHGFGALNTNLSPWYSKIVKYAKEHGLIGKMTPPVYTATRDKDMLTWEWWKEYVKYLYMYLNGEKVPEEWAKFIEMFGTPYDYDFKRIVSPLYPASGGLNTTVTERVGFEAELSIQCAVGKSKYFQKVSNVMNYIGYKNAYVYHACYECHGSLVIPYKKENVNVKGFAGVERMRYWGWPSNGAGRIDPDGSLGTCTACHPRHEFSVAQAREPWTCGQCHIGYDHPHIEIYEESKHGNIYELHKEKFNMERVPWRVGVDFDVPTCATCHMSTIASPDGSMILVKGTHDLTKRLVWDQMHFFAQPKPKWPDNTQNKIVKGGNILNGAGYENVAMTGYKVVDLGPAPGELKFPRLMTIEYTGELKEHREEMMKVCELCHSSSWAENFFRTADQNLWDYNAVAQFAFQLLKKAWAQGIHDPKNKLDEFMEVMWYYIWHHQGRRWRNGAYMMGPDYAHWYGIVDTVMEALNKMISYYENALAIKSLQQQLNQVQQALAK is encoded by the coding sequence ATGAGAGGGAAAGCGGTCCTCGCCCTGCTGACACTAGTAGTCCTAGCGTCTCCCGTCCTCGCCGATGTCAGCAGCATGGCCAAGCTACAGGAGGCGTTGGCCAAGGCCAGCCCTCAGACCAAGACTTGTGTGGGGTGCCACATGCAAGCGACTCCCGACATAGTCATGCAGTGGGCGGCTAGCGAGCACGCCGAGAACGTGCCCAAGAACGTGCTCAAGCTCTACGAAGCCATCGGCTCCCCCGGCGAGCAAATAGCCGAGAAGTTCCAGAACTACCCCTACAACGTGGGCTGCTACGAGTGTCACGGCATGTTCAAGGAGCAAGACAGAGTTGACGTGGTCAACCACTTCGGATTCAAGATAGTGAGCATCGTAACTGCTAAGGACTGTAGCCAGTGCCACCCCAAGGAGGCTAGGGAGATAAGCTGGACTTGGCACGGCTTCGGCGCTCTCAACACCAACCTCTCCCCGTGGTACTCCAAGATAGTCAAGTATGCCAAAGAGCATGGTCTCATAGGCAAGATGACTCCTCCGGTCTACACTGCCACTAGGGACAAGGACATGCTAACCTGGGAGTGGTGGAAGGAGTACGTCAAGTACCTCTACATGTACTTGAACGGCGAGAAGGTACCCGAGGAGTGGGCCAAGTTCATCGAGATGTTCGGCACCCCCTATGACTACGACTTCAAGAGGATAGTCAGTCCCCTCTACCCCGCCAGCGGCGGACTCAACACCACTGTGACCGAGAGAGTGGGCTTTGAGGCCGAGCTGAGCATTCAGTGCGCCGTCGGCAAGAGCAAGTACTTCCAGAAGGTTAGCAACGTAATGAACTACATAGGCTACAAGAACGCCTACGTGTACCACGCGTGCTACGAGTGCCACGGCAGCTTAGTAATACCCTACAAGAAGGAGAACGTGAACGTCAAGGGCTTCGCCGGTGTGGAGAGGATGAGGTACTGGGGCTGGCCCAGCAACGGCGCTGGCAGGATTGATCCCGACGGCAGCCTGGGCACTTGTACCGCTTGCCACCCGAGGCACGAGTTCAGCGTGGCCCAAGCTAGGGAGCCTTGGACTTGTGGCCAGTGCCACATAGGTTACGACCACCCGCACATAGAGATATACGAGGAGAGCAAGCACGGCAACATCTACGAGCTCCACAAGGAGAAGTTCAACATGGAGCGCGTGCCTTGGAGGGTCGGCGTGGACTTTGACGTGCCCACTTGTGCCACGTGCCACATGAGCACCATAGCCAGCCCCGACGGCAGCATGATATTGGTGAAGGGCACTCACGACCTCACCAAGAGGCTAGTGTGGGACCAGATGCACTTCTTCGCCCAGCCGAAGCCCAAGTGGCCTGACAACACCCAGAACAAGATAGTCAAGGGCGGCAACATACTGAACGGCGCAGGCTATGAGAACGTAGCTATGACCGGCTACAAGGTGGTGGACCTCGGCCCGGCCCCCGGCGAGCTGAAGTTCCCAAGGCTGATGACCATAGAGTACACCGGCGAGCTCAAGGAGCACAGAGAGGAGATGATGAAGGTCTGTGAGCTCTGCCACAGCAGCTCTTGGGCCGAGAACTTCTTCAGGACGGCCGACCAGAACCTCTGGGACTACAACGCCGTAGCGCAGTTCGCCTTCCAGCTGCTGAAGAAGGCGTGGGCGCAAGGCATACACGACCCCAAGAACAAGCTGGACGAGTTCATGGAGGTCATGTGGTACTACATCTGGCACCACCAGGGCAGGAGGTGGAGGAACGGCGCTTACATGATGGGTCCCGACTACGCACACTGGTACGGTATAGTTGACACCGTCATGGAGGCGCTCAACAAGATGATAAGCTACTACGAGAACGCGCTAGCGATAAAGAGCTTGCAGCAGCAGCTCAACCAAGTACAGCAAGCGCTAGCGAAGTGA
- a CDS encoding TetR/AcrR family transcriptional regulator: protein MSESPDTRAKILQAAREVFAEQGFQKGSIESIARRVGVSKTLVFWYFKNKENLVSEVIKTVSPSRIVEECLKRKLKGHEMIDCLVDKYYDFLRNDINVKLTFHLLDLATLDPKYREMYETFCEVDLKSIVKLITCNEGLGPLLDAFARALHGSLLCNVSSGTPKEYTKEVIKSLFSKYMKC from the coding sequence TTGAGCGAGAGCCCGGACACCCGCGCCAAGATCCTCCAAGCCGCCAGAGAGGTGTTCGCCGAGCAAGGCTTCCAGAAGGGCTCCATTGAAAGCATCGCGAGAAGGGTGGGAGTTTCTAAGACCTTAGTTTTTTGGTACTTCAAAAACAAGGAGAATCTAGTGAGCGAAGTAATAAAGACCGTATCGCCCTCGAGAATAGTCGAAGAGTGTTTGAAGAGGAAGTTGAAAGGACACGAGATGATAGATTGCCTCGTTGACAAGTACTACGACTTCTTGAGGAATGATATAAACGTTAAGCTCACCTTCCACCTGCTCGACTTAGCCACGCTAGACCCCAAGTATAGGGAGATGTACGAGACCTTCTGTGAGGTAGACTTGAAAAGTATTGTAAAACTCATAACGTGTAACGAGGGGCTGGGCCCCCTCCTAGATGCCTTCGCGAGGGCCCTCCACGGGAGCTTGCTGTGCAACGTCTCCTCTGGGACGCCGAAGGAGTACACAAAGGAGGTTATAAAATCCTTGTTCTCCAAATACATGAAGTGCTAG
- a CDS encoding TldD/PmbA family protein produces the protein MLEEVNLSGLKDAEVYVSKYKVLRSEIDDSKLKWLSAGTESYVAVRVVRDGKVGFYSTTLDETKGLRKVIEEAYERAEKVARVSKRVEWWPGFPSSRCSPLPGTFSKSLASKDLDFVIDMSKRMLDIADESLNVMGSVGLEVGEWVIANTEGGEYEERETRVEAFVAASKRVNGYLTKAVSDVYVSRSAPPEIENFAGKVFEEAKTLKLRPERVTGEYLVYFDPRAVAELLDFLAEAFYAHNVVRGKSPLSGRLGEQAFNEAFTLSDNPTLPGGPESHGCDEEAVKSEPQVLVDGGVVKAFLGDLYWGSKLGFVGRGYRQSPVQPPSPSYTNLTLHARDGAEGEVVVAGLTGLHTATPETGDMSVVLSPAWKDGEHIEAVMNVNVYDLFGKLLEGIDKNGRWVGSVFAPGVAVRVKLT, from the coding sequence TTGCTGGAAGAAGTGAACCTAAGCGGCCTAAAGGACGCCGAGGTGTACGTGTCTAAGTACAAAGTTTTGAGGAGCGAAATTGACGACAGCAAGCTGAAGTGGCTCAGCGCGGGCACGGAGAGCTACGTGGCGGTTAGGGTTGTTAGGGACGGAAAGGTGGGGTTCTACTCGACGACGCTGGACGAGACCAAAGGCCTACGTAAGGTAATCGAGGAAGCTTATGAGAGGGCCGAGAAGGTTGCGAGGGTCTCTAAGAGGGTCGAGTGGTGGCCGGGCTTCCCCTCGTCGAGGTGTTCTCCCCTTCCCGGAACCTTTAGTAAAAGCTTAGCGTCTAAGGATTTAGACTTTGTTATTGATATGTCTAAAAGGATGCTCGATATAGCCGACGAAAGCTTGAACGTCATGGGGTCGGTGGGGCTTGAGGTGGGCGAGTGGGTCATAGCAAACACTGAGGGCGGAGAGTACGAGGAGAGGGAGACCCGCGTCGAGGCGTTCGTAGCCGCGTCCAAGAGGGTCAACGGCTATCTGACTAAGGCCGTCAGCGACGTTTACGTGTCCAGGAGCGCGCCTCCCGAGATAGAAAACTTCGCCGGGAAAGTCTTCGAGGAAGCAAAGACGTTGAAGTTGCGGCCGGAGAGGGTGACCGGCGAGTACCTAGTTTACTTCGACCCCCGAGCTGTGGCGGAGCTCTTGGACTTCCTCGCGGAGGCCTTTTACGCGCACAACGTGGTGCGCGGGAAGAGCCCCTTGAGCGGGAGGCTCGGGGAGCAAGCGTTTAACGAGGCATTCACGCTGAGCGACAACCCCACCTTGCCGGGCGGCCCGGAGAGCCACGGCTGCGACGAAGAGGCAGTCAAGTCCGAGCCCCAAGTCCTCGTGGACGGAGGGGTTGTGAAGGCGTTCCTGGGCGACTTGTACTGGGGAAGCAAGCTGGGCTTCGTCGGAAGAGGGTATAGACAGAGCCCCGTCCAGCCGCCTTCCCCGAGCTACACGAACTTGACCCTCCACGCGCGCGACGGGGCGGAGGGCGAAGTTGTAGTAGCGGGCCTCACCGGGCTACACACCGCGACCCCGGAAACCGGGGACATGAGCGTGGTGCTGTCTCCGGCGTGGAAGGACGGGGAGCACATAGAGGCCGTCATGAACGTTAACGTATATGACTTGTTCGGGAAGCTGCTGGAGGGCATAGACAAGAACGGCAGGTGGGTCGGCTCAGTCTTCGCTCCGGGGGTAGCGGTTAGGGTGAAGCTGACCTGA